In the Mycolicibacterium thermoresistibile genome, one interval contains:
- a CDS encoding Zn-ribbon domain-containing OB-fold protein, with protein MANRLAPTINRDNQFFYDGLKEHKLLIQRCGDCATFRVPPRPMCGSCQSLIWDAVESSGRGTVYSWVMPQYPPLPFFEYPYIVVLVELDEGVRMVSNLRDIDPADVKVGMDVEVFYETFNDDELVLHQFRPAAL; from the coding sequence ATGGCGAACCGACTCGCACCCACCATCAACCGGGACAACCAGTTCTTCTACGACGGTCTGAAGGAACACAAGCTGCTCATCCAGCGGTGCGGTGACTGCGCGACGTTCCGGGTGCCGCCACGGCCGATGTGCGGCTCCTGCCAGTCGCTGATCTGGGATGCGGTCGAATCCTCCGGCCGCGGAACGGTGTACAGCTGGGTGATGCCGCAGTACCCGCCGCTGCCGTTCTTCGAGTACCCCTACATCGTGGTGCTCGTCGAACTCGACGAGGGGGTGCGCATGGTCTCGAACCTCCGTGACATCGATCCGGCCGACGTGAAAGTCGGGATGGACGTCGAGGTGTTCTACGAGACCTTCAACGACGACGAACTGGTCCTGCACCAGTTCCGTCCGGCCGCGCTGTAG
- a CDS encoding TetR/AcrR family transcriptional regulator has product MGAFACFRTYGLRKTTIVDIARKAEVSRSTVYEYFPDKAAIVEACAEAASERFYRNMAKVVNRGEDLEDKLVRACVFVTQARRVVQGEKYFDEEEVSILLTRDSAVLLKECADFIAPYLSAGRVTGEVRKDLDIPKASEWVARILFSLFNTPSPTIDMSDDGAVADFVRSFVLRGFVDDRPHRGRRSSAG; this is encoded by the coding sequence ATGGGGGCCTTCGCATGCTTCCGCACCTACGGGCTGCGCAAGACCACGATCGTCGACATCGCACGCAAAGCCGAGGTCTCCCGCAGCACCGTCTACGAGTACTTCCCTGACAAGGCCGCGATCGTCGAGGCCTGCGCCGAGGCCGCCTCGGAGCGGTTCTACCGGAACATGGCCAAGGTGGTGAACCGGGGAGAGGACCTGGAGGACAAGCTGGTCCGCGCCTGCGTATTCGTCACACAGGCGCGGCGGGTGGTGCAGGGCGAGAAGTACTTCGACGAAGAGGAGGTCAGCATCCTGCTGACCAGGGACTCAGCCGTACTGCTCAAGGAGTGCGCCGACTTCATCGCACCGTATCTGTCCGCCGGACGGGTCACCGGAGAGGTCCGCAAGGACCTCGACATCCCCAAGGCCAGCGAATGGGTGGCACGAATCCTGTTCTCGCTGTTCAACACACCGTCACCGACGATCGACATGAGCGACGACGGGGCGGTGGCCGACTTCGTCCGGTCGTTCGTGCTGCGCGGATTCGTCGACGACCGTCCGCACCGCGGCAGAAGGTCGTCGGCCGGCTGA
- a CDS encoding acyl-CoA dehydrogenase family protein: MDFSFSEDQETIGKIARQLFEHRATPEHLLDLESGDIRHDPALWQELASADLLGVALPESVGGTGGGFLELGVLLAEVGRCVAPVPVYATLLLGADTIARHGDPAVQQHYLPGVVDGSRILSAAIAEPGSIDPLTPSTTARRDGDSWLLDGTKTLVPAAQLAEAIVVTATPQDDDGGPALFVVDTADPGVRTEPVQTTNGEPFADVELRGARAAHRLTAGENPVESLHTRALIGLCAMQVGVTERALRIAASYTSEREQFGRPIGSFQAVQQRMADAFIDTEAIRWTTWHAAWLVSKDRSAHREAAMAKFWAAEAGARVTATAQQVHGGIGIDITYPLSRYFLWAKQIELTLGSASHQLARLGSTYRAGGNREGHQ, from the coding sequence ATGGACTTCTCCTTCTCCGAGGACCAGGAGACGATCGGCAAGATCGCCCGGCAGCTCTTCGAGCACCGGGCGACCCCGGAGCACCTCCTCGACCTCGAATCGGGCGACATCCGCCACGATCCGGCCCTGTGGCAGGAACTGGCCTCGGCCGACCTGCTGGGTGTCGCGCTGCCGGAGTCCGTCGGCGGTACCGGAGGCGGCTTCCTCGAGCTGGGGGTGCTGCTCGCCGAGGTGGGCCGGTGTGTGGCACCGGTGCCGGTGTACGCCACCCTGCTGCTCGGCGCGGACACCATTGCCCGCCACGGCGATCCGGCAGTACAACAGCACTATCTGCCCGGGGTGGTCGACGGCAGCCGCATACTGAGCGCCGCGATCGCCGAACCCGGCAGCATCGATCCGCTCACCCCGTCCACCACCGCCCGCCGCGACGGCGACTCCTGGCTGCTGGACGGGACGAAGACCCTGGTTCCGGCGGCGCAGCTGGCCGAGGCCATCGTGGTGACCGCAACGCCACAGGACGACGACGGCGGCCCGGCGCTGTTCGTCGTCGACACCGCGGACCCGGGGGTGCGGACCGAGCCGGTGCAGACCACCAACGGCGAACCCTTCGCCGATGTGGAACTTCGCGGGGCCCGGGCCGCACACCGGCTCACCGCGGGTGAGAACCCGGTCGAATCGCTGCACACCCGCGCCCTGATCGGGCTGTGCGCCATGCAGGTCGGGGTCACCGAGCGGGCGCTGCGGATCGCGGCCTCCTACACCAGCGAGCGGGAGCAGTTCGGCCGGCCGATCGGCTCGTTCCAGGCCGTTCAGCAGCGGATGGCCGACGCGTTCATCGACACCGAGGCCATCCGGTGGACCACCTGGCACGCCGCCTGGCTGGTGTCGAAAGACCGGTCCGCGCACCGGGAGGCCGCCATGGCGAAGTTCTGGGCCGCCGAGGCCGGAGCGCGGGTCACCGCCACCGCCCAACAGGTGCACGGCGGCATCGGCATCGACATCACCTACCCGTTGTCGCGATATTTCCTGTGGGCCAAGCAGATCGAACTGACCCTGGGGTCAGCCTCACATCAGCTGGCCCGGCTGGGCAGCACATATCGGGCCGGCGGAAATCGGGAAGGACACCAATGA
- a CDS encoding MaoC family dehydratase codes for MTEISKSELRQRLDALIGQPISSGQPVRAPDPVNQPMIRHWAYALSDFNPAYLDPGWAARSRYGGIVSPPVMLQSWTMAPPKLQGIHERGGVPVEIRDNPLQFLADAGYTGTIATNSEFEIERYPRVGDEITAETVFETISDEKKTAMGHGFFVTWVTTYRDQHGEVIGRQRFRTLRFKTGS; via the coding sequence ATGACTGAGATCTCGAAATCCGAACTGCGCCAACGGCTCGATGCGCTGATCGGTCAGCCGATCAGCTCCGGACAGCCGGTCAGGGCGCCGGATCCGGTGAACCAGCCGATGATCCGGCACTGGGCATACGCGCTGTCCGACTTCAACCCCGCCTATCTGGATCCGGGATGGGCCGCACGATCCCGCTACGGCGGAATCGTCTCACCGCCGGTGATGCTGCAGAGCTGGACGATGGCGCCGCCGAAACTCCAGGGCATCCACGAACGTGGCGGTGTACCGGTCGAGATCCGCGACAACCCGCTGCAGTTCCTCGCCGATGCGGGCTACACCGGCACCATCGCGACGAACTCGGAGTTCGAGATCGAGCGCTACCCCCGGGTCGGCGACGAGATCACCGCCGAGACCGTCTTCGAGACCATCTCCGACGAGAAGAAGACCGCGATGGGACACGGCTTCTTCGTCACCTGGGTCACCACCTACCGCGACCAGCACGGCGAGGTGATCGGCCGGCAACGGTTCCGCACCCTCCGATTCAAGACAGGAAGCTGA
- a CDS encoding lipid-transfer protein translates to MTGISGRAAIVGIGQTEFSKESGRSEMQLACEAVKAALDDAGLTPADVDGMVTFTVDENEEIEVARNVGIGNLTFFTRVPHGGGAAAGTVLQAAMAVATGVADVVVCYRAFNERSGFRFGGAGRKPTAPPLWLAPYAPFGLMTPAGWVALHAQRYMTTYGVTNEDFGKISVIDRKHAANNPDAWFYQRPITLEDHQNSRWIIEPVLRLLDCCQESDGGVALVVTSVERARDLRHRPAVITAAAQGAAYDGEVMTSYYRDDITGLPEMGVVAEKLWRDSGLKPSDISTAFLYDHFTPFVFTQLEELGFCGRGEAKDFVSVDELSLGGSLPINTNGGLLGEAYIHGMNGITEGVRQVRGTSYNQVENVEHVLVTSGTGVPTSGLILAPG, encoded by the coding sequence ATGACGGGCATCTCCGGCCGGGCCGCGATCGTCGGCATCGGCCAGACCGAGTTCTCCAAGGAGTCCGGGCGCAGCGAGATGCAACTCGCCTGCGAGGCCGTCAAAGCCGCGCTCGACGACGCCGGGCTCACCCCGGCCGACGTCGACGGCATGGTCACGTTCACCGTCGACGAGAACGAGGAGATCGAGGTCGCCCGCAACGTCGGCATCGGCAACCTGACCTTCTTCACCCGGGTACCGCACGGCGGCGGCGCGGCGGCGGGCACCGTCCTGCAGGCCGCCATGGCGGTCGCCACCGGGGTCGCCGATGTGGTGGTCTGCTACCGCGCCTTCAACGAGCGCTCCGGGTTCCGCTTCGGCGGCGCCGGCCGGAAACCGACCGCTCCCCCGCTGTGGCTGGCCCCGTACGCACCGTTCGGACTGATGACGCCCGCCGGCTGGGTCGCGCTGCACGCCCAGCGGTACATGACGACCTACGGGGTGACCAACGAGGACTTCGGCAAGATCTCGGTGATCGACCGCAAGCACGCCGCCAACAACCCGGACGCCTGGTTCTACCAGCGGCCGATCACCCTCGAGGATCACCAGAACTCCCGTTGGATCATCGAGCCGGTGCTGCGGCTGTTGGACTGCTGCCAGGAGAGCGACGGCGGGGTGGCGCTGGTCGTGACCAGCGTGGAACGGGCCCGGGACCTGCGGCACCGGCCGGCGGTGATCACCGCGGCCGCTCAGGGTGCGGCCTATGACGGCGAGGTGATGACGAGCTACTACCGCGACGACATCACCGGGCTGCCCGAGATGGGCGTGGTTGCCGAGAAGCTGTGGCGGGACTCCGGATTGAAGCCGTCCGACATCTCCACGGCGTTCCTCTACGACCACTTCACCCCCTTCGTGTTCACCCAGCTCGAGGAACTCGGGTTCTGCGGCCGCGGCGAGGCCAAGGACTTCGTCTCGGTCGACGAACTCTCGCTGGGGGGATCGCTGCCGATCAACACCAACGGCGGGCTGCTCGGCGAGGCCTACATCCACGGGATGAACGGCATCACCGAGGGGGTCCGACAGGTGCGCGGCACCTCCTACAACCAGGTCGAGAACGTCGAACACGTGCTGGTCACCTCGGGGACCGGCGTGCCGACCAGCGGACTGATCCTGGCGCCCGGTTGA
- a CDS encoding MaoC family dehydratase has translation MTSTLGRTDTLAWDAVNVGDEVTALEVPVTTTLIVAGAIASRDYMPVHHDRDFANSQGSKDIFLNILTTNGLCVKFLHDWAGPEAMVRKLSIRLGVPAYPNDPLRFTGSVTDKIAGQDEGLVEVTFKGTNSLGDHVSGTALLSFLDGAGR, from the coding sequence ATGACATCAACCCTCGGCCGCACCGACACTCTGGCGTGGGACGCCGTCAACGTCGGTGACGAGGTCACCGCGTTGGAGGTACCGGTCACCACGACCCTGATCGTGGCCGGAGCGATCGCGTCCCGTGATTACATGCCGGTGCATCACGACCGCGACTTCGCGAACTCGCAGGGCTCCAAGGACATCTTTCTGAACATCCTGACCACCAACGGGCTGTGTGTGAAATTCCTGCACGACTGGGCCGGCCCCGAAGCGATGGTCAGGAAACTGTCCATCCGGCTCGGCGTTCCGGCCTACCCCAACGATCCACTGCGGTTCACCGGCAGCGTCACCGACAAGATCGCCGGACAGGACGAGGGGTTGGTCGAGGTGACGTTCAAGGGCACCAACAGCCTCGGCGACCACGTGTCGGGAACCGCGCTGCTGAGCTTCCTCGACGGAGCCGGGCGATGA
- a CDS encoding MFS transporter, whose protein sequence is MTAAPSYLGEVRVNWRPLAAATAGLSAGLSLSAYTNAAMAPQFLAAFDWSRSDFALTGVIALLTFVFLPVYGRLTDLFGVRRIALIGVTGLPVCWIGYALMSGPIWQYFAIHVAMIALGTTTTPAIYSRLVAIRFDRARGLALAVAISGPPLLGALGVPALDAVNQTLGWRWGCVAIAVAIAVVGFAALALAPRPNPAADPAPADPTGETPSRGRDDTHRRTGAAYRMIGRNPVFWILLAGILLCNLYHSVTTAQLGVVLGDSVGSGNGVAVLVSIFAAAVIVGRFACGLALDRLPSHLVAAVAMGLPGLGCLLIATPWDGFAVLVVAVCCLGAAWGAEGDVVAYLVARRFRLTVYSTVLSILSAAIGVSSAVGAVVLSRTLQASDSFNGFLVFAGVAAFLGGALFLLSGSRRGESDPPPEGPVRSGTAAVASTG, encoded by the coding sequence GTGACGGCCGCACCCAGCTATCTCGGCGAGGTGCGGGTCAATTGGCGGCCGCTGGCGGCGGCCACCGCGGGACTGAGCGCGGGGCTGAGCCTGAGCGCCTACACCAATGCCGCGATGGCGCCGCAGTTCCTGGCGGCTTTCGACTGGAGCCGCTCCGACTTCGCGCTGACCGGTGTCATCGCACTGCTGACGTTCGTGTTCCTGCCGGTCTACGGGCGGCTCACCGATCTGTTCGGGGTGCGCCGCATCGCGCTGATCGGCGTCACGGGGCTGCCGGTCTGTTGGATCGGGTACGCGTTGATGTCCGGCCCGATCTGGCAGTACTTCGCCATTCACGTCGCGATGATCGCGCTGGGAACGACGACCACACCGGCCATCTACAGTCGGCTGGTGGCGATTCGGTTCGACCGGGCGCGCGGGTTGGCCCTGGCCGTCGCGATCTCCGGGCCGCCGCTGCTGGGCGCACTCGGCGTGCCCGCCCTGGACGCGGTGAATCAGACTCTCGGATGGCGCTGGGGATGTGTGGCGATCGCGGTGGCGATCGCGGTAGTGGGGTTCGCCGCGCTGGCTCTGGCGCCGCGCCCGAACCCCGCCGCCGACCCGGCCCCTGCCGATCCAACCGGCGAGACCCCTTCCCGCGGTCGGGACGACACCCATCGGCGGACCGGCGCCGCGTACCGTATGATCGGCCGCAACCCGGTCTTCTGGATCCTGTTGGCCGGCATCCTGCTGTGCAATCTGTACCACTCGGTGACCACCGCCCAACTCGGTGTGGTCCTCGGCGACTCGGTCGGTTCGGGCAATGGTGTCGCGGTGCTCGTCTCGATCTTCGCGGCGGCGGTGATCGTCGGCCGGTTCGCCTGCGGGCTCGCTCTGGACCGGCTGCCGTCGCACCTGGTCGCGGCGGTCGCGATGGGGCTGCCCGGCCTGGGGTGTCTGCTGATCGCGACACCGTGGGACGGGTTCGCCGTGCTGGTGGTGGCGGTGTGTTGTCTCGGCGCGGCCTGGGGCGCCGAAGGTGACGTCGTCGCCTACCTGGTGGCGCGCCGCTTCCGGTTGACCGTCTACAGCACGGTGCTGAGCATCCTGTCCGCGGCGATCGGCGTCTCCTCGGCGGTCGGGGCCGTGGTGCTCAGCCGCACCCTGCAGGCCAGTGACAGTTTCAACGGGTTCCTGGTGTTCGCCGGGGTCGCGGCATTCCTCGGTGGCGCGTTGTTCCTGCTGTCGGGTTCCCGGCGTGGGGAATCGGACCCACCGCCGGAGGGCCCGGTGCGGTCCGGAACCGCCGCCGTGGCATCAACCGGCTGA
- a CDS encoding CaiB/BaiF CoA transferase family protein: protein MNSGKNGGDVLGGVRVLEVAAWTFVPSAGAVLAEWGAEVIKVEPVAGGDPQRGLVTMGIVDEGGGVVNYMIEIPNRGKKSIGVDLLNPAGQEVVHELAKTCDVFLTSYLPGRRRRMRIDVEDIRAVNPNIVYVRGSGHGPDGPDADKPGYDGVSYWSRGGIAHVLTEDAEELVRSRPAFGDLLGGMTIAGGIAAALYKRATTGEGSVVDVSLLGLAAWNLSPDIAVSQIHGGSSIPTFGHADAPNPLVGNYRTKDGRYVTLMMLQLDKFFAEAMHAIGLPQVLDDPRFADPAARFENRSTLIAMMDEVFAQRTLAEWREALAGLSGAWGVVQTPGEVCADPAVTANGYIAHTTTMNGVPYAIPVNPVQFDRHHVVPDGAPEHGQHTEEVLLDAGLGWDAIERYKQMGAVL from the coding sequence ATCAACAGCGGCAAGAACGGCGGCGACGTTCTCGGCGGGGTCCGGGTGCTCGAGGTGGCGGCATGGACGTTCGTGCCGTCGGCGGGTGCGGTGCTGGCCGAATGGGGGGCCGAGGTCATCAAGGTCGAACCGGTCGCGGGCGGCGACCCGCAACGGGGGCTCGTGACCATGGGCATCGTCGACGAGGGCGGCGGGGTCGTCAACTACATGATCGAGATCCCGAACCGGGGCAAGAAGTCGATCGGCGTCGACCTGCTGAACCCGGCAGGCCAGGAGGTGGTGCACGAACTGGCCAAGACCTGTGACGTCTTCCTGACCAGCTATCTGCCCGGCCGGCGCAGACGAATGCGCATCGACGTCGAGGACATCCGGGCGGTCAACCCGAACATCGTCTATGTCCGCGGATCCGGGCACGGCCCGGACGGGCCCGATGCGGACAAACCCGGCTACGACGGCGTCTCCTACTGGTCGCGCGGTGGAATCGCCCACGTCCTGACCGAGGACGCCGAGGAGTTGGTGCGGTCCCGGCCCGCCTTCGGTGACCTGCTCGGCGGGATGACGATCGCCGGGGGTATCGCCGCAGCGCTGTACAAGCGTGCCACCACCGGTGAGGGGTCGGTGGTGGACGTGTCGCTGTTGGGACTCGCCGCCTGGAATCTGAGCCCGGACATCGCGGTGAGCCAGATCCACGGCGGCAGCTCCATTCCCACGTTCGGCCACGCCGACGCCCCCAACCCGCTGGTCGGCAACTATCGCACCAAGGACGGCCGGTACGTCACCCTGATGATGTTGCAGTTGGACAAGTTCTTCGCCGAGGCCATGCATGCCATCGGTCTTCCGCAGGTGCTCGACGATCCGCGATTCGCCGATCCGGCAGCGCGATTCGAGAACCGCAGCACACTGATCGCGATGATGGACGAGGTGTTCGCCCAACGCACCCTGGCCGAGTGGCGCGAGGCCCTGGCAGGGCTGTCCGGCGCCTGGGGTGTGGTGCAGACGCCGGGCGAGGTGTGTGCGGATCCCGCGGTCACCGCCAACGGCTATATCGCGCACACCACCACGATGAACGGTGTGCCCTACGCGATCCCGGTCAATCCCGTGCAGTTCGACCGACACCACGTGGTGCCGGACGGGGCGCCCGAACACGGGCAACACACCGAGGAGGTGTTGCTCGACGCCGGGCTGGGCTGGGACGCCATCGAGCGCTACAAACAGATGGGAGCCGTGCTGTGA
- a CDS encoding cytochrome P450 has product MSVQVDKPVDGPVQFDPFSEDYFNGPWQTYRRLRDEAPVYYNAEWDFWALSRFDDVAAATKDHETFSSAKGATLDMVKAPEQSIPVPKVIISMDPPEHNRMRKLVSSVFTPRAVAALEDMVREKIYRLIERLDPAAGFDAVADFSAIFPNQVITTMLGVPEEDREQIRRWLDLLIERKPGQIHITDEGYEASVATGMYYYGLVQKRRAAPQDDMISRLIETEIERDGRIEKLTDVDITGFATMLGGAGAETVTKLIGNAVVAFADFPDEWQKLRADRSKIPAAIEELLRFEAPSQYQVRVNTRDVTLHGTTIPEGSAVLLLTGSALRDERVFRDPDRLDIDRDRVMGFNLAFGYGIHSCLGAALARMESRIALEALLDLIPEYEVDRAGLRRVQMSNVSGFKNVPVRAGR; this is encoded by the coding sequence GTGAGCGTGCAGGTCGACAAGCCCGTCGACGGGCCGGTGCAGTTCGATCCGTTCTCCGAGGATTACTTCAACGGGCCATGGCAGACCTACCGGCGGCTGCGTGACGAGGCGCCGGTCTACTACAACGCCGAATGGGATTTCTGGGCGCTGTCACGGTTTGACGACGTTGCCGCGGCCACCAAGGATCACGAGACGTTCTCCTCGGCCAAGGGCGCCACCCTGGACATGGTCAAGGCGCCCGAACAGTCGATCCCGGTGCCCAAGGTGATCATCTCGATGGACCCACCCGAGCACAACCGCATGCGCAAGCTGGTCAGCAGCGTGTTCACTCCGCGTGCGGTCGCGGCGCTGGAAGACATGGTGCGCGAGAAGATCTACCGCCTCATCGAGCGGCTCGACCCCGCGGCGGGTTTCGACGCGGTCGCCGACTTCTCGGCGATCTTCCCCAACCAGGTCATCACCACCATGCTCGGGGTTCCCGAGGAGGACCGCGAGCAGATCCGGCGCTGGCTCGACCTGCTCATCGAGCGCAAGCCCGGTCAGATCCACATCACCGACGAAGGATACGAGGCGTCGGTCGCGACCGGAATGTACTACTACGGTCTGGTCCAGAAACGCCGGGCCGCACCGCAGGACGACATGATCAGCCGGCTGATCGAAACCGAGATCGAACGCGACGGTCGGATCGAGAAGCTGACCGACGTCGACATCACCGGCTTCGCGACGATGCTCGGCGGCGCCGGCGCGGAGACCGTCACCAAACTCATCGGCAACGCGGTGGTGGCATTCGCCGATTTTCCCGACGAATGGCAGAAGCTGCGCGCCGATCGGTCCAAGATCCCGGCGGCGATCGAGGAACTGCTGCGCTTCGAAGCGCCGTCGCAGTATCAGGTACGGGTGAACACCCGCGATGTGACCCTGCACGGCACCACCATTCCGGAGGGCAGCGCGGTTCTGCTGCTCACCGGGTCGGCGCTGCGAGACGAGCGGGTGTTCCGCGATCCGGACCGGCTCGACATCGACCGGGACCGGGTGATGGGTTTCAATCTGGCCTTCGGATACGGCATTCACAGTTGTCTGGGTGCGGCGCTGGCCCGGATGGAGAGCCGAATCGCGTTGGAGGCGCTGTTGGATCTGATCCCCGAGTACGAAGTGGACCGGGCCGGGCTGCGCCGGGTGCAGATGTCGAACGTGTCGGGGTTCAAGAACGTGCCGGTTCGCGCCGGGCGCTGA